In Actinomadura citrea, a single window of DNA contains:
- a CDS encoding molybdopterin-dependent oxidoreductase, with protein sequence MRPALDRYRPPAPTAVLRGIPGRFTSRLHDERVASWLGIALGVSVLVSFGTGLVSHFMQQPAGWMLWPSRPVNLYRVTQGVHVIGGLATVPLLLAKLWTVYPRLWQWPPVRSLVHGAQRLLVFVLVGAALFQFVTGVLNVAYWYAFRFYFTTAHYWTAYILVGALVIHIADQWAKARRTVMTRPQDGVGRRGFLLTVAGASGVVALTTVGEAVTPLAPLAVLAPRRPGTGPQDVPVNKSAAATGVTAQARDPRWRLTVTGRVAREVTLSLADLRALPQHTARLPISCVEGWSVEASWRGVRLRDVLRLAGVDDDAQVRVESLERQGLYRTSQVAPPHWHDPLTLLALGMNGAPLALDHGYPCRLIAPNRPGVMQTKWVQGLVVS encoded by the coding sequence ATGAGACCCGCACTCGACCGGTACAGGCCGCCCGCGCCCACCGCCGTGCTGCGCGGGATCCCGGGACGGTTCACCAGCCGCCTGCACGACGAGCGGGTCGCCTCCTGGCTCGGCATCGCCCTGGGCGTCAGCGTCCTGGTCTCCTTCGGGACCGGGCTGGTCAGCCACTTCATGCAACAGCCCGCCGGGTGGATGCTGTGGCCGTCGCGGCCGGTGAACCTGTACCGGGTCACCCAGGGCGTGCACGTCATCGGCGGGCTGGCGACCGTCCCGCTGCTGCTCGCCAAGCTGTGGACGGTCTACCCGCGGCTGTGGCAGTGGCCTCCGGTCCGCTCGCTCGTCCACGGCGCCCAGCGGCTGCTGGTGTTCGTCCTGGTCGGCGCGGCGCTGTTCCAGTTCGTCACCGGGGTGCTGAACGTCGCCTACTGGTACGCGTTCCGGTTCTACTTCACCACCGCGCACTACTGGACGGCCTACATCCTGGTCGGCGCGCTGGTCATCCACATCGCCGACCAGTGGGCCAAGGCGCGCCGCACCGTGATGACCCGCCCCCAGGACGGCGTCGGACGCCGCGGCTTCCTGCTCACCGTCGCCGGCGCGAGCGGCGTCGTCGCGCTCACCACGGTGGGGGAGGCGGTCACCCCGCTGGCGCCGCTGGCGGTGCTGGCGCCCCGCCGCCCCGGCACCGGGCCGCAGGACGTCCCGGTCAACAAGTCGGCCGCCGCGACCGGCGTCACCGCCCAGGCCCGGGACCCCCGCTGGCGCCTCACCGTCACCGGCCGGGTCGCGCGGGAGGTCACCCTGTCCCTGGCCGACCTGCGCGCGCTGCCGCAGCACACCGCGCGGCTGCCCATCTCCTGCGTGGAGGGCTGGAGCGTGGAGGCGTCCTGGCGGGGCGTGCGGCTGCGCGACGTCCTGCGCCTGGCCGGTGTCGACGACGACGCGCAGGTGCGGGTCGAGTCGCTGGAACGCCAGGGCCTCTACCGCACCTCGCAGGTCGCCCCGCCGCACTGGCACGACCCGCTGACGCTGCTGGCCCTCGGCATGAACGGGGCGCCTCTCGCCCTCGACCACGGCTACCCCTGCCGCCTCATCGCCCCGAACCGGCCCGGAGTCATGCAGACCAAGTGGGTCCAAGGGCTGGTGGTGTCGTGA
- a CDS encoding class I SAM-dependent methyltransferase, with protein MIGELYEEALRGRAPVEIEHADGRRRPLPVHDWLAVRPGDGGLLDRCAGATLDVGSGPGRLTVALARRGLPVLGIDLAPSAVALTVAAGGPALCRDVFGRVPGAGRWRTVLLADGNIGIGGDPAVLLRRVLALLAPGGQVLAEVGPPGSSSRVEPLRLRSDRSVGEWFAWAHVSADAVAGLAARCAATVTESWEDADRWFVTLRSGDARP; from the coding sequence ATGATCGGCGAACTGTACGAGGAGGCGCTGCGGGGACGCGCCCCGGTGGAGATCGAGCACGCCGACGGGCGCCGCCGGCCGCTGCCGGTGCACGACTGGCTGGCCGTGCGGCCCGGCGACGGCGGGCTGCTGGACCGCTGCGCCGGCGCCACCCTGGACGTCGGCTCGGGACCGGGCCGGCTGACGGTGGCGCTGGCCCGCCGCGGCCTGCCGGTGCTCGGCATCGACCTGGCCCCCTCCGCGGTCGCGCTGACCGTCGCGGCGGGCGGCCCGGCCCTGTGCCGCGACGTGTTCGGCCGCGTGCCCGGCGCCGGGCGCTGGCGCACCGTGCTGCTCGCCGACGGCAACATCGGCATCGGCGGCGACCCCGCCGTGCTGCTGCGCCGCGTCCTGGCGCTGCTGGCGCCCGGCGGGCAGGTGCTCGCGGAGGTCGGGCCGCCCGGCTCGTCCTCCCGGGTCGAGCCGCTGCGGCTGCGCTCGGACCGGTCGGTCGGCGAATGGTTCGCCTGGGCGCACGTGTCCGCCGACGCCGTCGCCGGGCTGGCCGCCAGGTGCGCCGCGACCGTCACCGAGTCCTGGGAGGACGCGGACCGGTGGTTCGTCACCCTGCGCTCCGGGGACGCGCGCCCATGA
- a CDS encoding TIGR04282 family arsenosugar biosynthesis glycosyltransferase — MTGAPGPGDADLLVIAKQPVPGRVKTRLTPAYTPAEAAALAEASLRDTLAAVAAAPARRRVLALAGDPGPWLPDGFTVIAQRGGGLDERLAHAFADAYAGRPLVLIGMDTPQVTPALLDRARRALGRRDAVFGPARDGGFWLLGLRRPAAALLRGVPMSRPDTGAVQLARLRAAGLRIATLPELTDVDTPADAAAVAAAAPGGLFAAAVRALGHRTVPA; from the coding sequence ATGACCGGCGCACCCGGGCCCGGTGACGCCGACCTCCTCGTCATCGCCAAGCAGCCCGTCCCCGGGCGGGTCAAGACCCGCCTGACGCCCGCCTACACCCCCGCCGAGGCCGCCGCGCTCGCCGAGGCGTCCCTGCGCGACACCCTCGCCGCCGTCGCCGCCGCACCGGCCCGCCGGCGGGTCCTCGCGCTCGCCGGCGACCCCGGGCCGTGGCTGCCGGACGGCTTCACCGTCATCGCCCAGCGCGGCGGCGGCCTGGACGAACGCCTCGCCCACGCCTTCGCCGACGCCTACGCGGGCCGCCCGCTGGTCCTGATCGGCATGGACACCCCCCAGGTCACCCCCGCGCTCCTCGACCGCGCCCGGCGCGCGCTCGGCCGCCGCGACGCGGTGTTCGGACCCGCCCGCGACGGCGGGTTCTGGCTGCTCGGGCTGCGCCGCCCCGCCGCGGCGCTGCTGCGCGGCGTCCCGATGTCGCGCCCCGACACCGGCGCGGTCCAGCTCGCGCGGCTGCGCGCCGCCGGCCTGCGGATCGCGACGCTGCCCGAACTCACCGACGTCGACACCCCCGCCGACGCCGCGGCCGTCGCCGCGGCCGCGCCGGGCGGCCTGTTCGCCGCCGCCGTACGGGCCCTCGGTCACCGGACCGTCCCGGCATGA
- a CDS encoding glycosyltransferase family 2 protein, whose protein sequence is MIDVVLPCLNEAEALPWVLDRMPEGFRALVVDNASTDGSARVAADHGARVVAAPQRGFGAACHAGLQAARTEVVCVMDADASLDPADLPRLVAALGDLESGGRSLSPSSLSPPGLVLGRRRPTGPGAWPPHARLGNAVLARSLNRRAGTRLRDLGPMRAARRDALLGLGLRDRRFGYPLEMVLHAARGGWRIGEIDVPYRPRTGASKVTGTLGGTVRAVRDMRRVLAEVAR, encoded by the coding sequence GTGATCGATGTGGTTCTCCCGTGCCTGAACGAGGCCGAGGCGTTGCCCTGGGTGCTGGACCGGATGCCCGAGGGGTTCCGGGCCCTGGTGGTCGACAACGCCTCCACCGACGGCTCCGCGCGCGTGGCCGCCGACCACGGCGCCCGCGTCGTCGCGGCGCCGCAGCGCGGCTTCGGCGCCGCCTGCCATGCCGGGCTGCAGGCCGCCCGGACCGAGGTGGTGTGCGTGATGGACGCCGACGCCTCGCTGGACCCCGCCGACCTGCCCCGCCTGGTCGCCGCCCTCGGCGACCTGGAATCCGGCGGCCGGAGCCTGTCGCCGTCGAGCCTGTCGCCGCCGGGTCTGGTGCTGGGGCGGCGGCGGCCGACCGGGCCGGGCGCGTGGCCGCCGCACGCCCGGCTGGGCAACGCCGTGCTGGCCCGGTCGCTGAACCGGCGCGCCGGGACCCGGCTGCGCGACCTCGGGCCGATGCGCGCCGCCCGCCGCGACGCCCTGCTCGGCCTCGGCCTGCGGGACCGCCGGTTCGGCTACCCCCTGGAGATGGTGCTGCACGCCGCCCGCGGCGGGTGGCGGATCGGAGAGATCGACGTGCCCTACCGGCCGCGCACCGGCGCCTCGAAGGTGACCGGGACCCTCGGCGGGACGGTCCGCGCCGTCCGCGACATGCGCCGCGTCCTGGCGGAGGTCGCCCGATGA